A part of Antechinus flavipes isolate AdamAnt ecotype Samford, QLD, Australia chromosome 6, AdamAnt_v2, whole genome shotgun sequence genomic DNA contains:
- the LOC127541191 gene encoding olfactory receptor 10Q1-like, with protein sequence MSSLHLNQSGPTEFVFRVLTTSPKIQVLLFCFFLLLYIMILCGNSAIIGVVCAYSSLHTPMYFFLSNLSSLEICYTSTTVPLMLSNIFGTQKPISLAGCGAQMLFFLTFGGADCFLLAVIAYDRYVAICHPLHYTLIMTQQLCIQMVVGSLGLAICLTLPLTALVCSVPFCGHRLEINHFLCDAPPVLRLACEDTHIHQAILYVVGIFVLVIPFLLICISYFFIAITILRIRSAEGRRRAFSTCSSHLTVVLLQYGCCSLVYLRPRSSTSEDEDRQFALVYTFVIPLLNPLIYTLRNKDVKEALRKSVSRKATSETL encoded by the coding sequence ATGTCTTCTCTCCATCTTAACCAGTCTGGCCCCACTGAATTTGTGTTCCGAGTATTAACCACTTCCCCCAAGATCCAAGtcctccttttttgtttctttcttcttctctacaTAATGATCCTCTGTGGTAATAGCGCAATTATTGGGGTTGTATGTGCCTACAGCTCCCTCCACACTCCCATGTACTTCTTCCTGTCTAACCTATCTTCCCTTGAAATCTGTTACACCTCTACTACTGTACCCTTGATGCTCTCCAACATCTTTGGAACTCAGAAGCCCATCTCATTGGCTGGCTGTGGGGCTCAGATGTTGTTTTTCCTCACCTTCGGTGGCGCTGATTGTTTCCTACTGGCTGTCATAGCATATGATCGTTATGTGGCCATTTGCCATCCCCTGCACTATACCCTCATCATGACCCAGCAGCTGTGTATTCAGATGGTGGTGGGCTCCTTGGGTCTAGCTATTTGCCTTACACTGCCACTCACAGCACTGGTTTGCTCTGTTCCCTTCTGTGGGCATCGTCTAGAGATCAATCATTTCCTTTGTGATGCCCCACCTGTCCTAAGGCTAGCCTGTGAGGATACCCATATACACCAGGCTATCCTATATGTGGTGGGTATCTTTGTGTTAGTCATTCCCTTCCTACTTATCTGCATCTCCTATTTTTTCATTGCTATCACTATCTTGCGTATTCGCTCAGCAGAAGGGCGCCGGAGGGCCTTCTCCACTTGTTCCTCCCATCTCACTGTAGTCCTGTTGCAATATGGCTGTTGTAGCCTGGTCTATTTACGTCCCAGGTCCAGCACATCAGAGGACGAAGACCGGCAGTTTGCCTTGGTTTATACCTTTGTCATACCTCTGCTTAATCCCCTCATTTACACCCTAAGGAACAAAGATGTCAAAGAAGCTCTAAGAAAATCTGTGAGTCGCAAAGCAACTTCTGAAACTCTGTGA